In Desulfosudis oleivorans Hxd3, the DNA window AGCTGACCCTTTCTCCGAAGATTCTTGAAAACAAGATCAACGAGACCCGGCAGCAGGTGCCCGGCCTGGTGCTGGGGGCTGACCGGGCCGACGAGGCCATTGAAATGGAGTCCACCACCCTGGCCCTGGAGAAAAATGGCCGGCAGGTGTTTTACGACGTCTACAAGGCCATGCAGAACGGTGAGCCGGCCGGCTGGGTTATCAAGAGTTCCGGCCAGGGATATGCCGATAAGATCGAGCTGCTGGTGGGCGTCAACCCGGATCTGTCCGCCATCACCGGCCTTTTTATTTTAAACCAGAAGGAGACCCCGGGACTGGGCAACAAGATTATTGAGGACGACTGGCGAAATCAGTTTCTTCAGAAAAAGACCGACAAAAGTCTGGCCGTGGTAAAGACCGGGGCCAAGGCGGGAAACGAGATCGACGCCATCACCGGCGCCACCATCTCTTCCCGGGCCGTGTGCACGATTATCAACAGCACGCTGAACGACGTAAAGGGGCAGCTTTCGACAGTTGACTGACAGGTTGCGCCAACTCAATAACATATGAGGATGTAAAGAATGTCGACCGAACCCACACCGATGGAAAGATTTTTACAGGGCATTATTCCGGAAAATCCGGTCTACCGCCAGCTGCTGGGCCTCTGCCCCGTACTGGCGGTCACTGGCAACATGCAGTCGGCCATGACCATGGCCGGGGCCGTTCTTTTCGTGCTTTTCTGTGCCAATGTGATGATCAGCCTGATTCGCAACATTTTAAAACCCCATCTGCGGATTGTTATTTTCACCCTGACCATCGCCACCTTTGTAACCATTGTGGACCGGTTCCTGGCCGCCTACATGTACAACATGAGCAAGGCGCTGGGCCCCTACATCCCGCTGATCATCGTGAACTGCATCATCATCTGCCGGTGCGAGGTGTGCGCCTCCAAACAGTCGGTGTTCCATGCCGGGGCCGATGCCATCGGCCAGTCCCTGGGGTTTGCCCTGGCCCTGGCCAGCATCGCCACCGTTCGGGAGATCCTGGGCACTGGCATGTTTTTCGGTCTTCCCGTGCTGCCGGATGTCTGGCCCGACTGGGTCATCATGGCCCTGCCGCCCGGCGCGTTTTTCACCTTCGGCCTGCTGCTGGGCCTGGTGAACTGGTTTACGGCCAACAGAGCCAAAAAAGAAAAAAACAGCTAACCGAACAGAGGTAAAGCGATGAATTATATTATTGACATCTTCCTGATCGCCATGAGCGCGGCCCTGATCAATAACTTCGTGCTCTATTACTTTGTGGGCATCTGCCCCTTTATCGGCGTGTCCCGCAACATCAGCATGGCTTTCGGCATGGGGTGCGCCGTGACATTTGTCATCACCATCGCGGCCTTTATCAGCTGGGCCATCACCACCTTTGTCCTGATTCCCGGCGCCCCGCTAACCGCTTTTGTCGCCGGGTTCTTTCTGCCCGGGGAGCAGGCGGCGGCCGTGGACCTGACCATCCTGAGCTACATTGTCTATATTTTTGCCATCTCCTCTTCGGTGCAGTTCGTGGAGATGTATGTGCGCAAGTTTTTTCCGCCCCTTTATAAATCTTTTGGCGTGTTTCTGCCCCTGATCACCACCAACTGCGCCATTCTCTTTGCCTGTCTGACCATCATGAGCAACGTGGCTGTGGATAATCCGGCCGAGGCGTGGGATCTGGGCCGGGCACTGGTGCTGGCCATTTTCGGCGGCGTGGGCTTTACCATCGCTATCGTGATCATGGCCGGCATTCGTGAGGAGCTGGACATGTGCGACGTGCCCAAGCCGCTTCAGGGCGCGGCCATCACGCTGGTGACCGCCGGGATTCTGGCCATGGGATTTATGGGATTCACCGGCGTGGATTCAGGCCTGAAAAAGGCACTGAAGCCGGAACCGGCCCAGGAAATGAGCATCAACTTGCAGGATGCGGCGCCGGTTCTGGCCCGGGTGACAATTGAAAACTAGAATGTTTGCCTAAATATATTTAAATGCGAGGATGACTATGTCGGCGGTAACCATCGGACTGGCAGCCGGAACCCTGGTGGGAATGGCGGTGATATTGACCTACATACTGGGCTGGGCCAACGTGGCCTTTTATGTGGAGGTGGACCCCCGGGTGGATGCGGTTTCCAAGGCCCTTCCCGGCGCCAACTGCGGCGGCTGCGGCTTTGTGGGGTGCGGCGAGTATGCCGAAGCGGTTGTGATGCAGGGAGCTCCGGTGAACAAGTGCGCCCCGGGCGGCGCCAACTGCGCGGCGGCCATTGCCCAGATCATGGGCGTGGAGGTGGGCGAGGCCCTGCCTTACCGGCCCATTGTTCACTGTGGCGCCCACACGAAAGACAAGCACGGCATCAGCGACTACCGGGGTGAGCAGCGCTGCGTCACCGCCAACATCGTGGCCGATGTTCAGGGCTGCACCTACGGCTGCCTGGGGTTCGGCGACTGTGTCGAGGCCTGTGCCTATGACGCCATTCATGTGATCAACGGCCTGGCCGTTGTGGACTATACCGCCTGCGTGGGCTGCGGGGCCTGTGCCAAGGCCTGCCCGCGCAACATCATCACCATGACCCCGTTCAAGGCGGACCGGGTGTTTGCCGTACTCTGTTCCAACAAGGACGCGGGCAAGGAAGTCAAGAAGGTCTGCGACGTAGGCTGCCTGGGGTGCAAGGCGTGCGAGCGGGCCTGTGGCCTGTTTGCCATCAAGGACAATCTTTCCTGCATCAACTACGACGATTACGATCCTGAGCACCTGGAAGATATTTTCAAGGCCATTGACAAATGCCCGCAGAAGGGCATCGTGCTGGTGGGAAAACCCTCTGAAAAAGACATGGCCGCGGTGGCGGACAAAGAGGCCCCGTCGGTTGTCACGCCGGACTTCAAGACCACGGTGGACGACACCGAGTGGCGCGGATAAGCTTTCTCCCTTAATCTTTCATAAACAAAAAAGCCCCCCTGCAAAACGCACGGGGGCTTTTTGTTTTGACAACAGACGTGAACCTGTTCACCAGACATTTCGACTTTGTGCAAAATCACCGGAATCTCTTAAAAACATTACATTACGGATCATGTTCGACTATTTCATGAAATGCCCGGACGGACCTTTACAGGACCACCACCTGCCGCAATTCTGTTGGACTGTCCGGTCAACCGGGTAATGGTCGGGTTCTTGATCGCTTGGTTTATTGCCATGCAATCATTATCAATGATATGCTGCAATGCAGGTGGTTATCAAAAATGCAAATCGTCATGAATGGCTCGAGGTGTTTTTCACCACAGTTATGTCGGAAAATCTCATGAAATAATCGGGCTAAAAGAGATCGTTTTTTCAAGGACACTTTTGATTTGTAGAATGCCGGCATCATCCATGGGTAGTGGAGGGCTCAGTGTTTTGCAACGATGGATGCGGCAAGCCAAAAAGCCATGACAGACCAGATCAAAAAGCTGATCGATCTTTTCAAAAACTGGAAAGGGCAAAAGCCGGACCTGGACAATCCCGACTTTTCCCGGTATCACCAGACCGAGGCTGAATACCAGGCCGAGCAAAAGGAGTGGCTGGCCTCGGTGAAAAAGAAAAAAATCGTCAAATCCGGCTCGGAAAAAAAGGACAGGCGGAGAACAAGCGGTTAAGCGTATGGCGGCGTATGATGTCGAGACCGATAGCGATTTGGATGAAGTGTCGGCGTAAATCCTTTAAGGTTTTTTCAGAGAACAAAGAGGAGTAATGGCCATGGCAACCACAAAGGTTAAAACCATCTGTTTTGAGTGTCACTCCCGCTGCGGCCTGGTGCTTGAGGTGGAGGGCGGCCGGGTGACGGCCGTCCATGGAGACAAGGACCATCCTCACAGCCACGGTTACAGTTGCCCCAAGGGCCGGGCCTGCATGGAGATCATCTACCACCCGGACCGGATCACCACGCCCCTGATCAAGGTGGGGGAACGGCAGGGAACGCGTTTTGAAAAGGCCTCCTGGGATGATGCCCTGGGCCTGGTCGCCGAGCGGCTGCTGGCAAGCCGGGAGCAGTGGGGGGCCGAGTCCGTGGTGTTCGGCTCCGGCACCACCCGGGGCATGGCGCCTTACATCAACCGGTTTCTGGCCCTGTTCGGGTCCCCCAACTTCATGGCCCCCTCCAACATGAGCGGCGGCCCCCTGGCCCTGGGCAGCGCCACCACCACCGGCTTCGGCCTGGTGGACCCGGATTACGCCAACACCCGGTGCATGCTGCTGTGGGCCCACAACCCGGAAAACTCCTGGCCCGGGCTCTACCTTTACGATATCAACCAGGGCCTGAAAAAAGGGGCCACGCTGATTGTGGTTGACCCCAGAGGCACCCGGTTTGCCAAAAAAGCCGATCACTGGCTGCGGCTGCGGCCCGGCACGGACGTGGCCCTGGTGCTCTCTTTTATTCACGTGATTATTGAAAACGGGCTTTACGACAAGGCTTTTGTGGAGCAGTGGACATCCGGGTTTGACCGGCTTCGGGAGTATGTGGCCGACTTTGCCCCGGAAAAGGTTGAATCCATCACCTGGGTGCCGGCCGGTCAGATCAAAACTGCGGCCACGGTGTTTGCCACTGCCCGGCCGTCGGTGGTGGGACCGGGCATGGGCGGCGTGTGCCAGGCCAACGACGCCTTTGACCTGACCCGGGGCCTGACCATCCTGGCCGCCATCACCGGTAATCTGGAGGTGCCCGGCGGCAACCTCAACTGCACGCCGCCCACCCGCAAACGCAGCTGCTACGGTTCCGACTATGACGCGCCCAGAAACCTCCCCCCGGACCAGGCCGCCAAGAAGCTGGGCGCCGACACCTATCCCCTGTTCGGGCTGGTGCCCATTCCCTGCCCGCCCCAGGCGGTGTGGCCGGCCATCACAGACGGCAAACCCTATCCGGTCAGGGCCCTGGGCCTGTTTGCCAACAACAGCGTGTGCGCTTATCCCCATTCGGCCAGGGTACGCTCGGTGCTCCAGCGCCTGGACTTTCTTTTTTGCGTGGACTATTTTCACACCCCCACCACCGAGCTGGCCGATGTGATCCTGCCCCCGGCCCACTGGAGCGAGCGGGACGACGTGGAAGACCTGCTGATGAAAAACCATCTTTTCTGCCAGCCAAAGGCGGTGGAGCCGGTGCCGGAATGCCGGGATGAAAAGGAGATCCTCATCGGCCTGGCGCAAAAAATGGGGCTTACAGAATACTGGAAGTCGGTTACCGAAATTCTGGACTACCGGCTGGAGCCGGTGAGCATGACCTTTGCGGAATTTAAGAAGACCGGTGTGTTCGCCAATCCCGTCGAATATAAGCGATACGAAAAGACCGGGCGGTTCCGGACCCCGTCGGGCAAGGTGGAGCTTTACGCTGAATACCTGACCGGGCTGGGCATCGCGCCCCTGCCGGTGTTCCGTGAGCCCGACGAAGGACCGGTCAGCCGGCCCGATCTTTACAGGGAATATCCGCTGATCCTGACCACCGGGGGCCGCAATATCGTTTATTACCACTCCTCCCACCGGAACATTCCCTCCCTGCGAAAAAAGGCACCGGACCCGGAGCTTCAGATTCATCCGGACACGGCCGCCGACCTGGGGGTTTCCGAGGGGGAATGGGTTTATCTGGCCACGCCCCGGGCAAAGGTGGAAATTAAAATTCGCCTTTTTGCGGACATTGACCCCCGGGTGGTGCACGCACCCCACGGCTTCTGGTACGGGGTGGCGGATGGATGGCGCCGGCTCAACATCAACATGGTGACCAATGACGAGCCCCTGTGCCCGGTGACCGCGTCGGTGCCCATAAAGTCCCTTTTGTGCCGGCTGGAAAAGATGGCGCCCCGATAGCGGCGTGCGTCAGGACGGACATGCACCGAACCGAATATCCCGGATTACGATTGTCTCTGGAGAAACAACTCTTTTTATACACCACGTCAGGGCATCAACAGCAGGCCCTGCCCATTGCAGCGCAGCCGAGCGCAAAGGCTTTTTTCGGGAAAAAGCGGGCAGGCTGTTTGAGCACCGCGAAGCGGGCGAGTTCCTGCCCGCGCCGAAAAAAGTGTTTGCGCGAGGGAAGCCGAAGGCCAAGCTGCACGGGCCGGTTCTTTTGGTACTTTTCTTGCCGCCAAGAAAAGTACACTGATAAATGTGCTAGAAAAACCAATTTTAACTGGACCCCGGGGCGGTGCCCGGAGTGACAAAAAGCGGAAAAGCAAATTTTCGATTTCGATCCCGATAGCGATCCCGATTTCGATTAGAGGCGGTAAAGGTGCGAAAAACAAGAGCCCGAACAGCAGGTTCCTGTCCGGGCTCTTTTCTCTTGGAAGCGTTGCTGTGTATCAGTCCTTGGGATACATGGCGTCGATCTTTTCGGCAAACCGCTCCATAACCACGTTGCGCTTGATCTTGAAGGTGGGGGTGATCAGGCCGTTGTCAATGGTGAACTCCGGCACGATGGTCACCTTTTTGATGTTTTCAAACGAGGCAAAGGCCTTGTTCTTTTCCGCCACCTCGGTCTCGATCAGCTTGAGAATCTCGGGTTTCTGACCCAGGTCGTTGATGTCGGTAAAGGCAATGTTGTTGCTCTGTGCGTATTCAGCCACGGTTTCCGGGTCCATCACCACCAGCGCGGTCAGGTATTTTCGCCGGTCCCCGATCACCGTGACCTGGGCGATATACTTGGAGGTGGCGATCACCCCTTCGATGGCCGAAGGCGCGATGTTCTTGCCGCCGGCGGTGATGATCAGGTCCTTTTTCCGTCCGGTGATCTGCAAAAATCCCTGGTCGTCGATCTCGCCCAGGTCGCCGGTGGATTGCCAGCCGTCCGGGGCAATGGTTTTGGCCGTCTCCTCGGGCATCTTGTAGTACTCTTTCATGACGTTTCGGCCGCGAAACAGGACTTCTCCGTCTTCGGCGATCTTCTGCTCAATGCCGGGGCCGGGCTGGCCCACCCAGCCAAACCGGTAGTTGTCCACCCGGTTGACGTTGGTAAAGGAGGTGTTTTCACTCATGCCGAGGCCTTCCAGGATCAGCACATCGGCGGCATGAAAAAACTTGGCGATATCGGGGTTCAGCGGTGCGGCGCCGCTGATGCACCACCGTACCCGGCCGCCCAGGGCCGCCTGAAGCTTGGAGAACACCAGCTTGGTGGCGATCTTGTATTTAAAGGCCGTTCCCGCGGGAATGGGTTGTTTGTTGAGCCGGCGGTCACTGATCTCGTTGCCCACGGTGCAGGCCCACCGGAAAATTTTCAGGGCCAGGCCGCCCTTGGCTTCGGCGCCGCTGATCACCTTGGCGTAAACTTTTTCATAGATGCGGGGCACGCTGGCAAACCAGTCGGGCTCGGATGCCTTCAGGTCGTCCACCAGGGTGTCGATGCTGCGGGCAAAGGTGGTGCAGGTTCCGGTCAGCACGGAGAAGTAGACGCAGAGCCGGGCAAACACGTGGGCCAGGGGGAGAAACAGGAAGGTGTTGTCTCCTTCGTGAATATCGGCGCACTCCCTGGCTGACTGGGCCGTGAAGGTGAGGTTGTCGTGGGTCAGCACGGCGCCCTTGGGAACGCCGGTGGTGCCGGATGTGTAGACAATGGCGGCCGGGTCCGACGGGCCGGCCGCGTCAATGCGTTCCTTGAGTTTTTCGTCGGCCACATCCTTTCCCAGGGCCAGGAACTCGTCAAAGCTGATGGCCCAGCCATCTCCGGTCCCCTTGCCTTTAAACAGGATCACCTTACGAATGTTGGGAATATCGGCCCGAATGGAGAGCAGCTTATCGAGTTGTTTCTGGTCCTCGGCAAAGATCACCACCGCGTCCGAATGGTTGATGATGTATTTGCAGTCATGGGGCAGGTTGGACTGGTAGATGCCCACGGTGACCCCGTTGCAGGAGGCAATGGCCATGTCGCACAGCACCCACTGATAACAGGTGTAGCTGAGAATGTTGACCTTGTCCTGTTTGTTTACATCCAGGGCAATAAGGCTTTTGGCCGCCTGCCGGACCTGGTCGTAAAACCCGGCCCAGGTGATTGAGTCCGTCACACCGGCCTCACGGAACCACCGGTAGGCGGTCTGGTCGGCGCGGGCGTCAATCGTCTCCTTGAGCATTTCATGAATATTTTTATAATCCTTGATGGCCATTTGCCCTCCTTCATTTTTTGGTTGGTTTTTTCATATATCCCGATACATTAGCTTGTCAGTATAACATGGGTTGCAACAGAAGGCCAGATGAATCGGCGCCATGGGCAGGTGCCGGGTTGGGGGGGGGTTAAATGTCAAACAGACGGCAGGTGTTGTTCCACAGCACGGCGGCCAGGTCAGCGGGGTCCCGATTTTTAATGGCGGCAAGGGTGTCAAACACGCTTTTTACAAAGGCGGGTTCATTGCGCCGGAAACGGTTGCGCTCCGGCGCCGGGGTGAGGTAGGGCGCGTCGGTTTCGATGAGAATTCGGCTGTCCGGAATGTGGCCCATCATGTCCCGCAGGTCCTGGCCCCGGGTCTTGTGGGTCAGCACGCCGGTGATGCCGATATAGAGGCCCAGGTCCAGGTAGGCGGACAGCTCGGCCCGGGTGCCGGAAAAGCAGTGGACCACCCCTTTTTGCGTGTTCGAAAAACAGGACTTGAGCAGCTGAAGAAACCGCCCCTGTGAGTCCCGTTCATGAAAGATCATGGCAAGCCCGGCTTTTTGCGCCGCCGCGATCTGCCGCTCGAACCATTTTTCCTGGTCGCCTTCAGGGGAGTACATGCGGTTAAAATCCAGGCCGGTTTCACCCCAGGCCCGGACTTTGGGGTTTTCCGCGGCGATGCGGCCCAGGCTTTTGATCTGGTGTTCGGTGCACCGGGCCGCGTCGTGGGGGTGGACCCCCACCGAGGCAAACAGGCCCTCGTGCTGCGCTGCCAGTGCCGCGGCCCGGTTTGAGCTTTCCAGGGTGGTGCCCACCACCATGGCCGCCGCCACTCCGGCCACATGCGCCCGGTCCAGCACCTTGTCCAGGTCGTCGGCA includes these proteins:
- a CDS encoding RnfABCDGE type electron transport complex subunit B, which codes for MSAVTIGLAAGTLVGMAVILTYILGWANVAFYVEVDPRVDAVSKALPGANCGGCGFVGCGEYAEAVVMQGAPVNKCAPGGANCAAAIAQIMGVEVGEALPYRPIVHCGAHTKDKHGISDYRGEQRCVTANIVADVQGCTYGCLGFGDCVEACAYDAIHVINGLAVVDYTACVGCGACAKACPRNIITMTPFKADRVFAVLCSNKDAGKEVKKVCDVGCLGCKACERACGLFAIKDNLSCINYDDYDPEHLEDIFKAIDKCPQKGIVLVGKPSEKDMAAVADKEAPSVVTPDFKTTVDDTEWRG
- a CDS encoding RnfABCDGE type electron transport complex subunit G, yielding MKNNYIVQAWLVLLLAVFYGGALAGVQLTLSPKILENKINETRQQVPGLVLGADRADEAIEMESTTLALEKNGRQVFYDVYKAMQNGEPAGWVIKSSGQGYADKIELLVGVNPDLSAITGLFILNQKETPGLGNKIIEDDWRNQFLQKKTDKSLAVVKTGAKAGNEIDAITGATISSRAVCTIINSTLNDVKGQLSTVD
- a CDS encoding TatD family hydrolase, whose translation is MIQLFDSHCHLDDRSYADDLDKVLDRAHVAGVAAAMVVGTTLESSNRAAALAAQHEGLFASVGVHPHDAARCTEHQIKSLGRIAAENPKVRAWGETGLDFNRMYSPEGDQEKWFERQIAAAQKAGLAMIFHERDSQGRFLQLLKSCFSNTQKGVVHCFSGTRAELSAYLDLGLYIGITGVLTHKTRGQDLRDMMGHIPDSRILIETDAPYLTPAPERNRFRRNEPAFVKSVFDTLAAIKNRDPADLAAVLWNNTCRLFDI
- a CDS encoding AMP-dependent synthetase/ligase; translation: MAIKDYKNIHEMLKETIDARADQTAYRWFREAGVTDSITWAGFYDQVRQAAKSLIALDVNKQDKVNILSYTCYQWVLCDMAIASCNGVTVGIYQSNLPHDCKYIINHSDAVVIFAEDQKQLDKLLSIRADIPNIRKVILFKGKGTGDGWAISFDEFLALGKDVADEKLKERIDAAGPSDPAAIVYTSGTTGVPKGAVLTHDNLTFTAQSARECADIHEGDNTFLFLPLAHVFARLCVYFSVLTGTCTTFARSIDTLVDDLKASEPDWFASVPRIYEKVYAKVISGAEAKGGLALKIFRWACTVGNEISDRRLNKQPIPAGTAFKYKIATKLVFSKLQAALGGRVRWCISGAAPLNPDIAKFFHAADVLILEGLGMSENTSFTNVNRVDNYRFGWVGQPGPGIEQKIAEDGEVLFRGRNVMKEYYKMPEETAKTIAPDGWQSTGDLGEIDDQGFLQITGRKKDLIITAGGKNIAPSAIEGVIATSKYIAQVTVIGDRRKYLTALVVMDPETVAEYAQSNNIAFTDINDLGQKPEILKLIETEVAEKNKAFASFENIKKVTIVPEFTIDNGLITPTFKIKRNVVMERFAEKIDAMYPKD
- a CDS encoding electron transport complex protein RnfA, whose amino-acid sequence is MNYIIDIFLIAMSAALINNFVLYYFVGICPFIGVSRNISMAFGMGCAVTFVITIAAFISWAITTFVLIPGAPLTAFVAGFFLPGEQAAAVDLTILSYIVYIFAISSSVQFVEMYVRKFFPPLYKSFGVFLPLITTNCAILFACLTIMSNVAVDNPAEAWDLGRALVLAIFGGVGFTIAIVIMAGIREELDMCDVPKPLQGAAITLVTAGILAMGFMGFTGVDSGLKKALKPEPAQEMSINLQDAAPVLARVTIEN
- the rsxE gene encoding electron transport complex subunit RsxE, translated to MSTEPTPMERFLQGIIPENPVYRQLLGLCPVLAVTGNMQSAMTMAGAVLFVLFCANVMISLIRNILKPHLRIVIFTLTIATFVTIVDRFLAAYMYNMSKALGPYIPLIIVNCIIICRCEVCASKQSVFHAGADAIGQSLGFALALASIATVREILGTGMFFGLPVLPDVWPDWVIMALPPGAFFTFGLLLGLVNWFTANRAKKEKNS
- a CDS encoding molybdopterin-containing oxidoreductase family protein — its product is MATTKVKTICFECHSRCGLVLEVEGGRVTAVHGDKDHPHSHGYSCPKGRACMEIIYHPDRITTPLIKVGERQGTRFEKASWDDALGLVAERLLASREQWGAESVVFGSGTTRGMAPYINRFLALFGSPNFMAPSNMSGGPLALGSATTTGFGLVDPDYANTRCMLLWAHNPENSWPGLYLYDINQGLKKGATLIVVDPRGTRFAKKADHWLRLRPGTDVALVLSFIHVIIENGLYDKAFVEQWTSGFDRLREYVADFAPEKVESITWVPAGQIKTAATVFATARPSVVGPGMGGVCQANDAFDLTRGLTILAAITGNLEVPGGNLNCTPPTRKRSCYGSDYDAPRNLPPDQAAKKLGADTYPLFGLVPIPCPPQAVWPAITDGKPYPVRALGLFANNSVCAYPHSARVRSVLQRLDFLFCVDYFHTPTTELADVILPPAHWSERDDVEDLLMKNHLFCQPKAVEPVPECRDEKEILIGLAQKMGLTEYWKSVTEILDYRLEPVSMTFAEFKKTGVFANPVEYKRYEKTGRFRTPSGKVELYAEYLTGLGIAPLPVFREPDEGPVSRPDLYREYPLILTTGGRNIVYYHSSHRNIPSLRKKAPDPELQIHPDTAADLGVSEGEWVYLATPRAKVEIKIRLFADIDPRVVHAPHGFWYGVADGWRRLNINMVTNDEPLCPVTASVPIKSLLCRLEKMAPR